The Mauremys reevesii isolate NIE-2019 linkage group 1, ASM1616193v1, whole genome shotgun sequence genome has a segment encoding these proteins:
- the KERA gene encoding keratocan translates to MTVKVYPSLLVLFLTNTVWTRNVRQVYDAMNPEDWSLFTFECPQECLCPPNFPNALYCDNKGLKEIPAIPARIWYLYLQNNLIETISEKPFVNATHLKWINLNKNKITSNGIEEGVFSKLKRLLYLFLEDNELEEVPAPLPTSLEQLRLARNKISRIPEGVFSNLENLTMLDLHHNKLLDNALQSDTFQGLNNLMQLNIAKNSLKKMPLSIPANTMQLFLDNNSIEVIPENYFSAIPKVTSLRLNYNKLSDDGIPPNVFNVSSILDLQLSHNQLTKIPLFNAHLEHLHLDHNRIKSVNGTLMCPTSIAVEDHSSYDNMPHLRYLRLDGNEIQPPIPLDIMICFRLLQAVVI, encoded by the exons ATGACTGTAAAAGTCTATCCCAGCCTTTTGGTATTATTCCTGACCAATACTGTGTGGACTCGGAATGTGAGACAAGTCTATGATGCTATGAATCCAGAGGATTGGTCTCTCTTCACCTTTGAGTGTCCACAAGAATGCCTCTGTCCTCCCAATTTCCCCAATGCTTTATACTGTGATAACAAGGGACTTAAAGAAATACCTGCAATCCCAGCAAGAATCTGGTACCTCTATCTGCAGAACAACCTGATTGAAACAATTTCTGAGAAGCCTTTTGTGAATGCCACTCATCTGAAATGGATAAATTTAAACAAGAATAAAATTACCAGCAATGGAATTGAAGAAGGTGTGTTCAGCAAACTGAAGCGTCTGCTTTACTTGTTTCTCGAAGATAATGAGTTGGAAGAGGTGCCTGCTCCATTACCGACAAGCTTAGAGCAACTGAGACTAGCTAGAAACAAAATCTCTAGGATCCCTGAAGGGGTCTTTAGCAACTTGGAAAACCTTACGATGCTAGATCTGCATCATAACAAGCTGTTGGATAATGCTCTCCAGAGTGACACCTTCCAGGGGCTCAACAATCTCATGCAACTCAACATAGCGAAAAACTCCCTAAAGAAAATGCCACTAAGCATTCCAGCTAATACAATGCAGCTGTTTTTAGACAACAACTCTATTGAGGTGATCCCAGAGAATTACTTTAGTGCAATACCCAAAGTGACTTCCCTTAGACTGAACTACAATAAATTATCTGATGATGGCATCCCCCCAAATGTGTTTAATGTTTCATCTATTCTAGACCTACAGCTGTCCCACAACCAACTCACTAAAATTCCACTTTTCAATGCTCATCTTGAGCATCTTCATCTTGATCACAACAGGATCAAAA GTGTCAATGGCACTCTAATGTGTCCCACCTCTATTGCCGTAGAAGATCACAGTTCCTACGATAATATGCCACATCTCCGCTACCTCCGCCTGGATGGAAATGAAATTCAGCCTCCTATCCCACTGGACATCATGATATGTTTCCGGCTTCTTCAGGCTGTTGTTATTTGA